The following are encoded in a window of Hypomesus transpacificus isolate Combined female unplaced genomic scaffold, fHypTra1 scaffold_31, whole genome shotgun sequence genomic DNA:
- the LOC124463988 gene encoding LOW QUALITY PROTEIN: zinc-binding protein A33-like (The sequence of the model RefSeq protein was modified relative to this genomic sequence to represent the inferred CDS: inserted 2 bases in 1 codon), with translation MAEKLEGFLKCHVCSKTFKDPVSLGCHHIFCSSCLTKFWDQAKNKNCPVCERKSFKEVPGGNFSFKDLADSFAGRQKAGSSEXRGEERGGVVCSKHSEEPKWFCEEEQRAVCHICELPEDHDHKVVPLEEAVNSLKEKLKGVLQSLQDKQDKYKHVEETYQEVMQHAKKQLVTTETQIRVQFEKLHQFLREEEKARLAAMREDEKEKGKTISREMKKIQAQIFSLSVSISAVKRQLQKQKVSFLCSYKHTQSSTRARFALPDPQLVSGTLIDVAKHLGNLTFRVWEKMRGVVSFTPVILDPNTVNPCLSLSNDLTSVRYTDSKQQLPDNSERNTKYATVLGSEGFSSGKHSWEVEVGDHPAWNIGVARESVDRKGERKASPEYGDWCILQRSGEYEYGGGGTLPLKRRLQRIRVQLDWDRGEVSFYDPEDMTHIHTYKNTFTEKLYPYFSIGEAGDANHPDVKIYQSEVSVMSSQ, from the exons ATGGCTGAGAAATTGGAGGGTTTCCTAAAATGTCACGTCTGCTCAAAGACTTTCAAAGATCCTGTGTCTCTGGGCTGCCACCACATCTTCTGCTCCAGCTGTCTGACTAAGTTCTGGGATCAGGCTAAAAACAAGAACTGTCCAGTCTGTGAGAGAAAATCCTTTAAAGAAGTCCCAGGAGGAAACTTTTCATTCAAGGATTTAGCTGACTCATTTGCTGGGAGACAGAAAGCAGGATCgtctga gagaggagaggagagggggggggtggtgtgtaGCAAACACTCAGAGGAGCCTAAGTGGTTCtgtgaggaggaacagagagctgTGTGTCACATCTGTGAGCTCCCTGAAGACCACGACCACAAGGTGGTTCCTCTGGAAGAAGCAGTGAACAGCCTGAAGGAGAAACTGAAGGGTGTCTTACAGTCTCTGCAGGACAAGCAGGACAAATACAAACATGTGGAGGAGACGTACCAGGAAGTAATGCAGCACGCTAAGAAGCAGCTGGTCACCACGGAGACACAGATCAGGGTTCAGTTTGAGAAGCTGCACCAGTtcctgagagaggaagagaaagccaGACTGGCAGCTATGAGGGAGGacgagaaggagaaggggaagacCATCTCCAGAGAGATGAAGAAGATTCAGGCCcagatcttctctctctccgtcagcATCTCTGCTGTGAAacggcagctgcagaaacagaAGGTGTCGTTTCTCTGCAGCTATAAACACACTCAGTCCAGCACCAGAGCCAGGTTCGCACTGCCGGATCCACAGCTGGTCTCAGGAACGCTGATAGACGTGGCCAAACACCTCGGCAACCTGACCTTCAGAGTGTGGGAGAAGATGAGGGGGGTGGTCAGCTTCACTCCTGTCATTCTGGACCCCAACACTGTaaacccctgtctctctctgtctaatgATCTGACCAGTGTTAGATACACGGACTCAAAGCAGCAGCTCCCTGACAACTCAGAGAGGAACACCAAGTACGCCACTGTTCTGGGTTCTGAGGGGTTCAGCTCAGGGAAGCACagctgggaggtggaggtgggggaccATCCTGCCTGGAATATAGGTGTGGCCAGAGAGTCAGTAGACAGGAAGGGGGAGCGTAAAGCATCCCCAGAGTATGGAGACTGGTGTATACTACAGAGGAGTGGTGAGTATGAATATGGCGGAGGAGGAACTCTCCCTCTGAAGAGAAGACTCCAGAGGATCAGAGTTCAGCTGGACTGGGACAGGGGGGAGGTGTCCTTCTACGACCCTGAAGATATGACTCACATCCACACTTATAAAAACACCTTCACTGAGAAACTCTACCC
- the LOC124463990 gene encoding E3 ubiquitin-protein ligase TRIM35-like codes for MAEKLESYLNCYVCSETFRDPVSLGCHHSFCSSCLTKFWDQAENKNCPVCERKSSKETFDINLLLKDLADSFAGRHKAGPSEKRRREETVEVDEAVQVEEGVEVACSKQSEKFKTVVWVVEESEVICSLHSKKIWMFYQEDKEPVCSECHGSKHRSHTCVLVDKAAQENRTQTVNSEKQIKEKFNKLHQFLHEEEQARTAALRREGKEKSETMKEKIEGINREMASLSDTIEAIKQELNAEDVSFLQVRMCFVATREPSNSREPSITAGSALGSSGSGDPVLV; via the exons ATGGCTGAGAAATTGGAGAGTTACCTGAACTGTTACGTCTGCTCTGAGACTTTCAGAGATCCTGTGTCTCTGGGCTGCCACCACAGCTTCTGCTCCAGCTGTCTGACTAAGTTCTGGGATCAGGCTGAAAACAAGAACTGTCCAGTCTGTGAGAGAAAATCCTCTAAAGAGACTTTTGATATCAACCTTTTATTGAAGGATTTAGCTGACTCATTTGCTGGGAGACACAAAGCAGGGCCGTCTGAaaagaggagacgagaggagacgGTGGAGGTGGATGAGGCGGTGCAGGtcgaggaaggggtggaggtggcGTGTAGCAAACAGTCAGAGAAGTTTAAGACAGTGGTTTGGGTCGTCGAAGAGTCTGAGGTAATCTGCAGTCTGCACAGTAAGAAGATCTGGATGTTCTATCAGGAGGACAAAGAACCCGTCTGCTCCGAGTGTCACGGCTCCAAACACAGATCTCACACTTGTGTCTTAGTAGACAAAGCTGCCCAGGAGAACAGG ACCCAGACAGTAAACTCAGAGAAGCAGATAAAGGAGAAGTTCAACAAGCTTCACCAGTTTCTACATGAGGAAGAACAGGCCAGGACTGcagctctgaggagagagggcaaaGAGAAGAGTGAGACAATGAAAGAAAAGATTGAGGGAATAAATAGAGAGATGGCCTCACTTTCAGACACAATTGAAGCCATAAAGCAGGAGCTAAATGCAGAGGATGTGTCATTCCTGCAGGTAAGGATGTGTTTTGTGGCAACCAGGGAGCCAAGTAACAGCAGAGAGCCAAGCATCACCGCTGGCAGTGCTCTGGGCAGCTCTGGCTCAGGGGATCCAGTCCTGGTTTGA